The Orcinus orca chromosome 16, mOrcOrc1.1, whole genome shotgun sequence genome includes a window with the following:
- the TRMT6 gene encoding tRNA (adenine(58)-N(1))-methyltransferase non-catalytic subunit TRM6 — translation MEGSEEQPGPRPQHPGDHRIRDGDFVVLKREDVFKAVQVQRRKKVTFEKQWFYLDNVIGHSYGTTFEVTSGGSLQPKKKKEEPTSETKEAGTDNRNIIDDGKSQKLTQDDIKALKDKGIKGEEIVQQLIENSTTFRDKTEFAQDKYIKKKKKKYEAMITVVKPSTRILSVMYYAREPGKINHMRYDTLAQMLTLGNIRAGNKMIVMETCAGLVLGAMMERMGGFGSIIQLYPGGGPVRAATACFGFPKSFLSGLYEFPLNQVDSLLNGTFSAEMLSSEPKDSASVEESNGTLEEKQTSEQENEDSMPEAPESNHPEEQETMEIVSQDPDYKEPKERGSKKDYIQEKQRRQEEQKKRHLEAAALLSERNADGLIVASRFHPTPLLLSLLDFVAPSRPFVVYCQYKEPLLECYTKLRERGGVINLRLSETWLRNYQVLPDRSHPKLLMSGGGGYLLSGFTVAMDNLKADPSLKSSTSTLESHKTEEPAAKKRKCPESDSTFQKLL, via the exons ATGGAGGGCTCTGAGGAGCAACCGGGCCCACGGCCACAGCATCCCGGGGACCACCGCATCCGCGACGGCGACTTCGTGGTGCTGAAACGGGAAGACGTGTTTAAAGCAGTGCAAGTCCAGCGGAGAAA AAAAGTAACTTTTGAAAAACAGTGGTTCTATCTGGATAACGTCATTGGCCATAGTTATGGAACCACATTTGAAGTGACCAGTGGAGGAAGTCTTCAGcctaagaagaagaaggaagagcctACTTCAG AGACCAAAGAAGCGGGCACTGATAATCGAAATATAATTGATGATGGGAAATCTCAGAAACTTACTCAAGATGACATAAAAGCTTTAAAGGACAAAGGCATTAAAGGCGAG GAAATAGTTCAGCAATTAATTGAAAATAGTACAACATTCCGAGACAAGACAGAATTTGctcaagataaatatataaaaaagaagaaaaagaa ATATGAAGCCATGATTACTGTTGTGAAGCCATCCACCCGCATTCTTTCAGTTATGTATTATGCAAGAGAACCTGGAAAAATTAA ccaCATGAGATACGATACGCTAGCCCAGATGCTGACGTTGGGAAATATCCGTGCTGGCAATAAAATGATTGTGATGGAAACATGTGCAGGCTTGGTGCTGGGTGCAATGATGGAACGAATGGGAG GTTTTGGCTCCATTATTCAGCTGTACCCTGGAGGTGGACCTGTTCGGGCAGCAACAGCATGTTTTGGATTTCCAAAATCTTTCCTCAGTGGTCTTTATGAATTCCCCCTCAACCAAGTGGACAGTCTTTTAAATGGAACATTTTCTGCTGAGATGTTATCTTCAGAGCCAAAAGACAGTGCTTCGGTTGAAGAAAGTAATGGCACACTGGAGGAAAAACAGACTTCAGAACAAGAGAACGAAGACAGCATGCCAGAAGCCCCAGAGAGCAATCACCCAGAAGAACAAGAAACAATGGAAATTGTCTCTCAAGATCCAGACTATAAGGAGCCtaaagagagaggaagcaaaaaGGATTAT aTTCAGGAAAAGCAGAGGAGACAAGAAGAGCAGAAGAAAAGACATTTAGAGGCTGCTGctctgctgagtgaaagaaacgcAGACGG TTTAATTGTAGCTAGTCGTTTCCATCCCACTCCACTGCTGCTGTCTTTGCTGGACTTTGTGGCTCCTTCAAGGCCATTCGTGGTGTACTGTCAATATAAAGAG CCTCTGTTGGAATGCTACACAAAACTGCGGGAAAGAGGAGGGGTCATCAATCTCAGGCTGTCTGAAACCTGGCTCAGAAATTACCAG GTTTTGCCAGATCGAAGTCATCCCAAACTACTGATGAGCGGAGGTGGGGGGTACCTTCTCTCAGGCTTCACTGTTGCCATGGACAACCTTAAAGCAGACCCCAGTCTCAAATCTAGCACCAGCACTTTAGAATCACACAAGACTGAAGAGCCAGCAGCTAAAAAACGGAAGTGCCCAGAGTCTGACTCAACCTTTCAAAAATTGCTTTGA
- the CHGB gene encoding secretogranin-1, with the protein MQPAVLLGLLGATMMAAVSSMPVDIRNHSEETVTRCIIEVLSNALSKSNTPPITPECRQVLKKSGKQLKDEEKSENENTRFEVRLLRDPADASEAPRTSSREDVGEEDAQGQTVADTEGGGHSRERAGEPQGSQVAKEAKARHSEKSKGHDRDEEEAEKYQKRERVEDGSEERHPGGPGEAQTALPSHRNQTPAKKEELVSRYDTQSAGGLEKSHSRERSSQESGEETGSQENGPREPQSHPERQEGPEESDEDVSPEADKRRSRPRHHHGRSRPDRSSQEGSPPAEGRGYSWEEPHVGTGGSGEKRARHPTLSRASEEEAEYGEEVRSHLAARAPGDLEGARYGGKGSEEHRAPRPRSEESPEEEDRRKGLSLELNSMAHGYDEESEEERGQEGGPRHRARVGEPGAYSTLHQTEEKRFLGEAHHRVQESQTDKARRHPPGEVRNYLDYDEERGEEGARGKWPQLGDPQDAEENREEARLRGKQYAPPHITEKERLAELVSPYYDPPQWKSSRFERKDHLDDNSLEGEEENGLTLNEKNFFPEYNYDWWEKKPFEEDVNWGYEKRNLAPKLDLKRQYDRVAELDRLLHYRKKSAEFPDFYGSEEQMHRRHAAESEEERAGQGVLTEEEEKELENLAAMDLELQKIAEKFSGNRRG; encoded by the exons ATGCAGCCTGCAGTGCTTCTCGGCCTCCTGGGAGCCACGATGATGGCGG CTGTCAGTTCTATGCCAGTGGACATCAGGAACCACAGTGAAGAAACG GTGACTCGCTGCATCATCGAGGTCCTCTCAAATGCCTTGTCGAAGTCCAACACTCCACCCATCACCCCTGAGTGCCGACAAGTCCTGAAGAAGA gtggaaaacagctcaaagatgaagagaaaagtgaaaatgaaaacacaaggtTTGAAGTGAGATTGTTAAGAGACCCAGCTGACGCCTCAGAAGCCCCCAGGACCTCCAGTAGGGAGGACGTAGGGGAGGAGGACGCCCAAGGCCAGACAGTGGCAGACACAGAGGGCGGTGGGCACAGCCGAGAGCGGGCAGGCGAGCCCCAAGGCAGCCAAGTGGCCAAAGAAGCAAAGGCACGCCATTCTGAGAAGAGCAAGGGACACGACAGGGACGAAGAAGAGGCGGAGAAATATCAGAAAAGGGAGCGTGTGGAAGATGGCAGTGAGGAGAGACACCCTGGGGGGCCAGGAGAGGCACAAACTGCTCTTCCCAGCCACAGAAACCAGACTCCAGCTAAGAAGGAGGAGTTAGTGTCCAGATACGATACGCAgtctgcagggggcctggagaaGTCGCACAGCCGGGAGAGGAGCAGCCAGGAGAGTGGAGAGGAGACCGGAAGCCAGGAGAATGGGCCCCGAGAACCGCAAAGCCACCCCGAGCGCCAGGAAGGACCTGAGGAGAGCGACGAGGATGTCAGCCCCGAGGCGGACAAGCGACGCTCGAGGCCAAGACACCACCATGGGAGGAGCAGGCCCGACAGGTCCTCTCAGGAAGGGAGTCCTCCCGCTGAGGGAAGGGGGTACTCCTGGGAGGAGCCACACGTGGGCACAGGCGGCTCAGGGGAAAAGAGAGCCCGCCATCCAACCCTTTCCAGGGCTTCGGAGGAAGAAGCCGAATACGGGGAGGAAGTGAGGAGTCACCTGGCTGCCCGGGCTCCCGGGGACCTGGAGGGGGCACGATATGGGGGCAAAGGAAGTGAAGAGCACCGGGCTCCCAGGCCTCGCAGTGAGGAGAGCCCAGAGGAGGAGGACAGGAGAAAAGGCCTCAGCCTAGAGCTGAATAGCATGGCGCACGGCTATGACGAGGAGAGCGAGGAAGAGAGAGGCCAGGAGGGGGGACCCCGCCACAGAGCCCGGGTAGGGGAGCCGGGAGCCTACTCCACTCTACACCAAACAGAAGAGAAACGGTTCTTGGGTGAAGCGCACCACCGTGTTCAGGAAAGCCAGACGGACAAGGCGAGGCGGCATCCACCAGGCGAGGTGCGAAATTACCTCGACTATGATGAGGAAAGGGGTGAGGAAGGGGCCCGAGGGAAGTGGCCGCAGCTGGGGGACCCACAAGACGCTGAAGAGAACAGGGAAGAAGCGAGGCTTCGAGGCAAACAGTATGCTCCCCCTCACATCACCGAAAAGGAGAGATTAGCGGAGCTTGTCAGTCCATACTACGACCCTCCCCAGTGGAAGAGCAGCCGGTTTGAGAGAAAAGACCACCTGGATGACAATTCTCTTGAGGGTGAAGAGGAGAACGGGCTGACCTTGAATGAGAAGAATTTCTTCCCAGAATACAACTATGACTGGTGGGAGAAAAAGCCCTTTGAGGAGGATGTAAACTGGGGGTATGAGAAGAGAAACCTGGCCCCCAAACTGGATCTGAAAAGGCAGTATGACAGAGTGGCCGAACTGGACCGGCTCCTTCACTACAGGAAGAAGTCAGCTGAGTTCCCGGACTTCTATGGCTCGGAGGAGCAGATGCACCGTCGCCACGCAGCAGAAAGTGAAGAGGAGAGAGCTGGCCAAGGAGTTCTGACAGAGGAAGAG gaaaaagaacttgaaaacTTGGCTGCGATGGATTTGGAACTACAGAAAATAGCTGAGAAATTCAGTGGTAACCGAAGGGGCTGA